Proteins from a genomic interval of Acidiferrobacteraceae bacterium:
- a CDS encoding FAD-dependent oxidoreductase, with product MSKLKLGLPGLGYPDLRTVAGLQKLDELFLQRLTEQDADLARRLQAYRDGEISVPLETSELLLACAPVLEEFIAELFGIREAMEELLRDTLSHDPIFAFKKLFVLRRARRRLMKKDVDESFAELDAWLANALEAGGLTDDDRELAIARYGQQLLDDKDNQADAIEMLTRWCVRALTLPEGQDAVRGWVSFRLPQPVDHNALVPTEPVPGDQAGRTVIPIHRYRDGFGLTDPRMNQRAVQGEVDYCIYCHDHDGDFCSKGFPVKKGEPEQGYKTNPLGVDLVGCPLDEKISEMHLLKKEGHTLAALTMIMVDNPMVPATGHRICNDCMKACVYQKQDAVNIPQIETRVLTDVLNLPWGVEIYDLLTRWNPLRREARIAKPYNGLKVLIAGMGPAGFTLAHYLTLEGFAVVGIDGLKIEPLPQELIDQPIRNYSDIQEKLDQRILAGFGGVAEYGITVRWDKNFLKLIYLTLMRRPRFQVFGGVRFGGTLTVEQAWDAGFDHLAIAVGAGLPQALPIPGSLAPGMRMAADFLMALQLTGAAKDSSLANLQVRLPAVVIGGGLTGVDAATEVQAYYLVQIEKILHRYEILVKAYGEKNVREGLDPLSLTILDEYLEHGRAVRAERKRAASAGKEPKLHALAQQWGGVTIAYRRRMQDSPAYLRNHEEVIKAMEEGVMYGEGLSPKAARLDADGQVDALLCERVSFDAEGKPTDEREEIELPARTVLVATGAKPNIAYYFEHRGTFELNERNYQTNRFENGALQPVPVAPHVKDAAFGAFTSYDRDGHRVSFIGDTHPVFNGNVVKAIASGMRIYGRIIETFGERAHASGDENEYVAFRQTMEEQLQARVVSVERLTPQSVEVTVRAPLAAKRYQPAQMFRLQNYETLSPLVEGTRLQTETLVLTGSRVDPEAGTVSVIVRERGASSRLCATLRPGDPLILMGPGGNKSLIPENETVLVAGDWLAAVALRSLGPAYKARGNRVLFMVSLPNADELFCREELETCTDSIVWVTESGRPVESQRAQDAAATGDLAEVMLRYARGELTSGTPAIPFEQVDHIHITADRLLLRAIQEARRGPLAQSFARKPKVTGSVYSSMQCMLKGVCSQCLQWQVDPATGERTKAVFACSWQDEPLDLVDLQALTERLSQNRLQEHLANRWLDYLLEHGGVERV from the coding sequence ATGTCTAAACTCAAACTGGGCCTGCCAGGACTTGGCTATCCCGACCTGCGCACGGTCGCGGGCCTGCAGAAACTGGATGAACTGTTCCTGCAACGGCTGACGGAGCAGGACGCCGACCTGGCGCGTCGCCTGCAAGCCTACCGCGACGGGGAGATCTCCGTCCCCCTGGAAACAAGCGAGCTGCTGCTGGCCTGCGCCCCGGTTCTGGAGGAATTCATCGCCGAGTTGTTTGGTATCCGCGAGGCAATGGAAGAACTGCTGCGGGATACCCTTTCCCACGACCCGATATTCGCCTTCAAGAAGCTGTTCGTGCTGCGCCGCGCGCGCCGGCGACTGATGAAGAAAGACGTGGACGAGAGCTTTGCCGAACTCGACGCCTGGCTGGCGAATGCACTGGAGGCCGGGGGCCTGACCGATGACGACCGGGAACTGGCCATTGCGCGCTACGGCCAGCAACTGCTGGACGACAAGGACAATCAGGCCGATGCGATCGAGATGCTGACGCGCTGGTGCGTCCGCGCGCTCACCCTGCCGGAGGGCCAGGATGCGGTGCGCGGCTGGGTCAGCTTCCGCCTGCCACAGCCGGTGGACCACAATGCCCTGGTTCCGACCGAACCCGTTCCGGGCGACCAGGCAGGCCGCACGGTCATCCCCATACATCGCTACCGCGACGGCTTCGGCCTCACAGATCCGCGCATGAACCAGCGCGCGGTACAGGGGGAGGTCGACTACTGCATCTACTGCCACGACCATGACGGTGATTTCTGTTCCAAGGGCTTCCCGGTGAAGAAAGGCGAACCGGAACAGGGATACAAGACCAACCCCCTGGGCGTGGACCTGGTCGGCTGCCCCCTGGATGAAAAGATTTCCGAGATGCATCTCCTGAAGAAGGAGGGGCACACCCTCGCCGCCCTCACCATGATCATGGTGGACAACCCCATGGTTCCGGCCACAGGCCATCGCATCTGCAACGACTGCATGAAGGCCTGCGTCTATCAGAAGCAGGATGCGGTGAACATCCCGCAGATCGAAACCCGGGTCTTGACCGATGTGCTCAATCTTCCCTGGGGCGTGGAAATCTATGACCTGCTTACGCGCTGGAACCCGCTGCGCCGCGAGGCACGCATCGCCAAACCCTACAATGGACTCAAGGTGCTCATTGCCGGCATGGGCCCGGCGGGCTTCACCCTCGCCCACTACCTGACCCTTGAAGGCTTTGCCGTGGTCGGCATCGACGGGCTCAAGATCGAACCGCTGCCGCAGGAACTGATTGATCAGCCGATCCGCAACTACAGTGACATCCAGGAAAAGCTGGACCAGCGCATTCTTGCCGGCTTCGGTGGCGTCGCTGAATACGGTATCACCGTGCGCTGGGACAAAAACTTTCTCAAGCTGATCTATCTCACCCTGATGCGTCGCCCGCGCTTCCAGGTCTTCGGGGGGGTCCGCTTCGGTGGCACCCTCACGGTGGAACAGGCCTGGGACGCCGGCTTCGACCATCTCGCCATTGCCGTGGGCGCCGGCCTGCCCCAGGCCCTGCCCATCCCTGGCAGCCTGGCTCCCGGCATGCGCATGGCCGCCGACTTCCTCATGGCACTGCAACTTACCGGCGCCGCCAAGGACAGCAGTCTAGCCAATCTGCAGGTGCGCCTGCCAGCGGTGGTAATCGGTGGCGGGCTCACGGGTGTAGACGCCGCCACCGAGGTTCAGGCCTATTACCTCGTACAGATAGAGAAAATCCTGCACCGCTACGAGATCCTGGTGAAGGCCTACGGCGAGAAGAACGTCCGCGAGGGACTGGATCCCCTGTCACTGACAATCCTGGATGAGTATTTGGAACACGGCCGTGCCGTGCGCGCCGAACGTAAACGCGCCGCATCAGCCGGCAAGGAACCGAAACTCCATGCCCTGGCACAGCAATGGGGCGGCGTCACCATCGCCTACCGCCGGCGTATGCAGGATTCCCCCGCCTACCTGCGCAATCACGAGGAAGTGATCAAGGCCATGGAGGAAGGCGTGATGTATGGCGAGGGCCTGAGCCCGAAGGCGGCGCGCCTCGATGCCGACGGTCAGGTCGATGCCCTGCTGTGCGAACGCGTATCTTTCGATGCCGAAGGAAAACCGACCGACGAGCGCGAAGAGATCGAGCTGCCGGCACGCACGGTGCTCGTGGCCACAGGCGCAAAACCCAACATCGCCTACTACTTCGAGCACCGTGGAACTTTCGAACTCAACGAACGCAACTATCAGACCAACCGGTTCGAGAACGGTGCCCTGCAGCCGGTCCCGGTGGCGCCACACGTCAAGGACGCGGCCTTCGGTGCCTTCACGTCCTACGACCGCGACGGTCACCGGGTGAGCTTCATCGGCGATACCCATCCGGTATTCAATGGCAATGTGGTCAAGGCCATCGCCTCGGGCATGCGCATCTACGGACGCATCATCGAGACCTTCGGCGAGCGCGCCCATGCAAGCGGCGACGAAAATGAATATGTTGCATTCCGCCAGACCATGGAAGAACAGCTGCAGGCAAGGGTCGTGAGTGTGGAACGCCTGACGCCGCAATCCGTGGAAGTCACGGTGCGCGCACCACTGGCGGCGAAACGCTACCAACCGGCGCAGATGTTCCGTCTGCAGAACTATGAAACGCTTTCTCCCCTTGTCGAGGGCACACGCCTGCAGACCGAGACCCTGGTACTGACCGGATCCCGCGTGGATCCCGAGGCCGGAACCGTTTCCGTAATCGTGCGCGAGCGCGGTGCCAGTTCGCGACTGTGCGCCACCCTGCGCCCCGGCGACCCTCTGATTCTCATGGGGCCGGGCGGCAACAAGTCCCTTATACCGGAGAATGAAACCGTGCTGGTGGCGGGTGACTGGCTCGCGGCCGTGGCCTTGCGCTCCCTGGGCCCGGCCTACAAGGCCAGGGGAAACCGGGTGCTGTTCATGGTCAGTCTGCCGAACGCGGACGAACTGTTTTGCCGCGAAGAGCTGGAGACCTGTACCGACTCCATCGTCTGGGTGACGGAAAGTGGCAGGCCGGTGGAGTCACAACGCGCGCAGGACGCCGCCGCCACCGGTGATCTGGCGGAGGTCATGTTGCGCTATGCCCGGGGTGAACTGACGAGCGGGACTCCGGCGATTCCATTCGAACAGGTGGACCATATTCACATCACCGCCGACCGCCTTCTTCTGCGCGCGATTCAGGAAGCCCGGCGAGGCCCGCTTGCGCAGTCCTTTGCCCGCAAACCCAAGGTCACGGGTTCGGTCTACAGCAGTATGCAGTGCATGTTGAAGGGGGTTTGTTCCCAGTGCCTGCAGTGGCAGGTCGACCCCGCCACCGGTGAACGGACCAAGGCGGTTTTCGCCTGCTCCTGGCAGGACGAGCCGCTGGATCTTGTGGACCTGCAGGCGTTGACCGAACGCCTGTCTCAGAATCGCCTGCAGGAACACCTCGCCAATCGCTGGCTGGACTACCTGCTGGAACATGGCGGGGTGGAACGGGTCTAG